The Candidatus Nitrosocosmicus arcticus DNA segment ATAGCCATCTTTTATGAAGGCTGGAAACACTATCAGATTCAAAATTACTCATTAACAGTCAAAAAAATTTAGACTGGAATCAAAATTTTTATTGCTATCGAAATGGCAATTAAAGCTCCTGCAATCCCTAGTATAATTTCAGGCTTTACCTTAACCCCTTTAGTTTCATCTTCAAAAAACCTTAATAGACCAGCACTTGATGCAGGTAAAGGTGCATTTTTCTTCGCCTTCTTACTCATATTTAAAAATTCTTACAATGGAAATAAAAGCATTTCTGTATTAAAAAAATATGAAACAACGAATCAGATTCTAAATCATATTTAAATGACGGTCTTTTAATATTAACTAGTTTGAAACGAGCGCAAATCGGGGTTATAGGATATAATAGCGGCTCTCTTCCGATTAAATCAAAAACGCTTGATTTAGCCTACGAGGTAGGGGGTATTATAGCGAAGAAAAATGCCATCTTGGTTTGCGGGGGGTTAGGAGGGGTAATGGAATACTCTTGTAAAGGCGCTAAAGACAATAATGGTTTTACAATAGGGATAGTCCCACAAGAAGATTATTCAAGTGCTAACCAATACTGTGATGCAGTAATATGTACTGGGATCGGACTGTCTAGGGATTTTATCGTGGCTTACTCCTCTGATGGTCTTATTTCAGTGGGAGGTGGGGTTGGTACATTAATTGAGCTTTGCGTTGGATATATAGTAAAAAAACCAATGGTATCAATTTCGGATAGTGGTGGAATTTCTGATGATTATGGGGGAAAATATTTAGATGAACGAAAGAGAATCTTGATCGAGAAAATAAAGTCTCCACTTGAGGCAGTAGAATACATACTAAAAAAAAATGGCCTACAGTAATGGTAGAATTTGTTGCCTTAAACCAGAATAATATTAAATAATTCAATATCATAAATCATCAAAAGTAAGTGGTATCATACTATTTTATTGAATACAAATATTGATTCGGGTGATAAAAGGATCCGTATTTTGATTCCAATTCTAACAATTTATTCATGATGTTATCTGGCCCATTCTTCTTAAAGAAATCAAAAATATCCATTTTAAGACCCATACCCAACTTCAATGCAATATTCAAATCCTCTATTGTGCAAACTTCATTATCAATCAGCCAGGAGGCATTATTAGTTGCGACCCCTATTATTGAATATGGATCATATTTTGAAGCCTTTTCCGGAGTAAGATCTATCCTTTCATAATTGTCACCCTTGTATTCATAAAAGCCTTTTCCTGTTTTTTGACCCAAGTCATGACTATCGTACAACTGCTTAATTCTTGGATGCAGCAAAAGGACCGCCTTGTCCCTCAAATTCATTTCATACGATGCTTTATAAACAACATCGAGGCCTGTATAATCGGCTAGTTCAAAAATTCCCATCGGAAATTCCAATTTGTATTTAACTGCAGAATCAATTACCTCCATAGAAACATTGTCTCTTTCCATCGAATAGAGTGCCTCATGTACCATTGGTATGAAGACTCTATTGACGATAAATCCAGATACATCCTTTTTACAAATTACGGGACGTTTGTTGATCTTATTAATATAATTTGTCACTTCTTCTGTTACTTTAGAATCTGTTCCAATGCCTGGAATCACTTCAACCAATTTCATTAATTGAGGAGGATTAAAAAAATGAACACCAATGAATTTATCCGGACGGTCTGTTAGTTTGCTCAATTCCGTTATGGGTAACGTACTCGTATTTGATGCGAAGATAATGTTCTTTTCTGCCAAACTATTTAACTCTTGATATACTTTTTTCTTCAGATCAAAATCTTCTGGAACCGCTTCAATTATTAAATCCGCACTCCCAATTGCTGTCTGAAGGTCGACCAGAGGGGTAATATTATTATAAAAAATATCAACTTCCTCTTTGGAAATCTTATTTTTTTCGGCAAACTTTTGTAAAGACCATTTGACCTTCTCCATTGCCTTATCCAGGAATTTTTGTTCTATATCACGTAATACTACTTTATACCCTGCCATGGCCGAAACTTGAGCAATTCCATGACCCATTATTCCTGAACCCAAAACAGTTATATTTTTTATTGACACAATCAGCGATAAGCTACTATCAAAATATAACTTTTGTTTATTCTAGTTTACTCCATCTAAAATTCATCTGTAATTCTAGTTTGTTTTGTTCCTTTTCTGATAATTTTACTGCTTTTCTTGCCAACTGCTTTATCCACCATTCTCAGAATATTGTTATCTCTAGTTTCTTTCGCATAAATCAAATATATCCATGCACTGTCCTTTTCTTCGGTTTTTCTGATGACCCTACCTATTCTTTGAGCAATCTGATTAATGTTAGAAGTATTTGAAAGAATTATGGCTATCCTAACCTGGGGAATATCAAAACCTATCTCCAGAGTGTGGACGGATAGGAGCGGATAAAAATCTTCCCCCCATTTTTCAAGGATCAATTTCCGATCTTTTGTTTTTATTTTTGAATGAATTATCTCAGATCTAATGTTTTTCTTGTCAAGGGTTTCCTGTAACGTTATAATTGAATCAATAGTTTCACTGAAAACCATTATCTTTTCATTATTATGTTTTTCAATTATGGAAACGGCTTTTTCTAATTTATGTTTGGATGAATTTAATAAATCCTTTCTTAATCTTACTTGGGTAAACCATTCCTTTGCGTACTTTGAACGCATTCCCCCCTGGTAAAGGATCTTTGAAATAACGCCTGGGTCATAAGCATTTAATTTGTAGGAAATATTTCTAATGGACTCGCTGGTTTTCTTGTAGATCTCTTTTTCTTCGTTTGTCAGGCTCACTTCCATAGAAACTATTTCGGGTTTTGCTAATCTGCCGTCATCTACCGCTTCCTTGATGAGGTATTTCTTTACGGGTGGAATTATTTCAATAATTTCCTTGTACTTCGGGTCTAACTCATTAATGGTAGCTGTTAGTCCCAATATCTTTCTTTTCGGATCAGCCGTTATTATTTTAAAAAGTTTCTTGAAAGAAAAGGCGGTGTTACTCAGTAAATGAACTTCATCGAGGACGACCAATTTTGCATTTTCAATCAAAGGATGATTATTTATTGCACTTTGATATGTAGAAACAGTAATCTCCTTTTGATCTTTTCTCTCCCCATAATATGTTCCTACATATTCTTTTGAAATATTATATCTTAGGAGTCTGTTAACATTTTGTTCAATAAGTACAATTCGAGGAACGAGGAATAAAATATTAAAAGGACTAGTTATTTCTTTTTCGACACGCGCATTTCTCATGGCTTCTAAACATGCTCTCCTAGCGCTCTCGTATGCTATTTCCGTCTTACCAGTACCGGTCGAATAAATGATGGATCCTCGATAGCCGTTTTTAATCCAAGAATCAACTGCCGCTATTTGGTCTGGTTTTAACTCAAAGGGAAATTGGAGTGAGGAAATGGCAGGAGACATATTATTATTTGTATATGTTTTTATATAATCCTTCCACAATAAAAATCGCATTAAATTCATTAAGCTCAATATTGAATAGAACACGGGTTTTCAGAATTAAAGGTGGTTTTTCAATTATTTTGTGAATAAATATTCTTGCTAAAAGGGGTTCGAAAGTACACCTCCTGGAATTTTGAGGTATTCCCGACATCCTATAATCAATTTCGAAATACTGTGGGATTTATTAAATCCTCTTCTATTTCAGATTCGGATGTAATCAACAATGATCACTAGTAGTTTAAAGAATCAATGGCTAGGGAAGGCTTAATAAGAGGAATTAGGTATATGAAGCAATAATAGATGGCTGTAATATGCAAGAAATGTGGCCTACCTGATGATTTATGTGCATGCGGAGAGTTAGATAAAGAAGATACTCGAATTGTAGTAAGGTTGGAAACCCGACGATTTTCTAAGACAACAACCATGATTGAGGGCTTAGATCCAAAAATTAATGATATACATACAATTGTTAAAGAGCTTAAAAGCAGGTTGGCATGTGGCGGTACAGCAAAAGACGGTTTTATCCTTTTACAGGGTGATCATAGAGATATTGTCAAAAATTATCTAGTAATAAAGGGCTTTAATGAAGCTTCTATAGAAATAATGTAGATCTATAATTTTAAGAAAAGACTATTGTTAAATAAATCATCGTTTAATAAAGTTCTGAAATGGATAGACGATACACTTATCTTCATCGTTATCTTGGTAACGGCTTTCTCTTTTCTTATAGGTCTCTTTTTAGTATTTTTTACAAACCTTGGTGGTGAAGTTCATTGGTATAATGATATTCCTCTTGACTTTTTGATATTTGATATTTTTGGACTAAATTCAATATATTTCAACTTAGGAATTACCTTCATGTTTTTTTGGACCGTTTACATGACATGTTATCTATTTTGTTTTTTAAAACCTTTTTCAATCCTTAATTTATCTTCAGTGAAAAAGCCGTTCCTAATGATTGGACTTGAAGCGATCAAAGTACAGCGTAATAACTATCTTGCAATAACTATTTCTTGGTTTTCAGGCTATTTTGTACTCTCAATTTTGATTGATGTTATCCAACAGCTATTTGGTTTCAAGTTAGGGAACCCCTTAACTAATAACCCAATTTTATCCTTTTTTTATTTGTCTGCCGCCCCTTTGAACGAAGAGATATTCTTTAGGGTTCTCCTTTTAGGGATACCATTATTCCTGTTACTCATCCCAGTTGGTAAAGATTTATTCCTTTCAACACTTATTCATCCATACAAAAATATTCGGTATAAAAAAGGAAAATACATAACTTTAGCAATAGCAATAATTATTGCATTGAATTCACTAGCTTTTGGATTATCCCATGTCATATTTGGAGGTGGCTATGAAATCGGAAAAATAACTCAAGCTGGGCTGGGCGGCGTTATAATAGCTTGGCTTTATTATAGGTACAGCCTTTCTTCAGCTATTACATTCCATTGGATTTCTAATTATGTATTTTTTGCGTATAGTATATTTGGATATTTTTTGTTCAAAACTCCTTGGAACGCCGAATCTGATAATCTATTCTTGGCTATCATATCAGTGGTTTTTATAATAATGGGTATAATATTTTTGTATAGGCTTTTCGAGCAACTAATTACAAAGTATTTGAAAAAATCAAAAATGTGATTTTTTCACAATTTCAAATGAGTTTTGAGTCCTTTATACCTATTTCGGATAGTAACTTCAGTGACACCGGCCGCTTCTGCAACATCTTTTTGAGTTTTATTTTCACCATTCATTACACAAGCAACATACAGCGCTGCAGCTGCTAATCCCATCGGATCCTTACCCGCTGAAATCTTACCTTCTTCTGCCTTCTTTAGAATTTCTAAAGCTTTTCTCTTGGTTTTTTCCGTGAGGCCAGCCTTGCTTGCTATTCTAGCTACACATTTTACTGGATCAACCACTGGCATTTTAAGATCCAATTCTCTAATCAGTAACCGATAACACCTTGCAACGTCCTTCTTCTTTATGTTACTGGCATTTGCTACATCTTTCAAAGTTCTGGGCGTTTCTGTATCCCTACATGCAGCATATAGTGCAGCTGCAACTAGTGCTGAGATAGATCTCCCTCTCACCAAACCCTTTTCTAAAGCCTTTCTATAAACATAAGCAGCTTTTTCAATTACTGCATCACCAACTGCTAATTTATCCTTTAATCTGTCCAATTCACTGAATGCTTGCCTGAAATTCCTGTCAACAGGTTCATGGACTTGACTCCTACTATCCCATGTCCTAAGCCTTTCGATGGTGCTTTTCATGGATGCAGAGAGTGGTTTACCAGATGCATCCTTATCCACTGGTCCAATAATCGTAGCTAAACCCATGTCATGCATAGCCAAAGATGTGGGTACTCCTGCTCTGCTCCTATCCTCATGTTCCTCCTTGGAAAAGGCTCTCCACTCTGGTCCAGTTTCTTCTATCCTTTCTGTAACTACAAAGCCACAGTTACCGCAAAACATTTCTCCAGTAGAATTGTCAGTAACCATTGGACCCTTGCCACACCGTGGACACTGGTCACCAAACATAGAAATATCCTTTACCAAAAGATATCACCATAAAACTTATAAACTAATTCCACATGTATTTATATCTTTCCTTACATATAAATATATCGGAATTTATCAAATATAACTGCGTTAATACTTTGCTTTAGTTCTTTTCCTCCTCTCTACTTTGGCGTATTTTTTGCTCTCACTTCTTTTTGAACTGTAAGCATGCGTTCTTTTTTCACTTTTATTGCTCATGGGTAAAAATAACAAGCGATTATTTATATACTATAGTTTTTTCAAGGTAGAATGCCTGAAATTAAAATAATGAATTTATAATACATTATTCCATCAATACTTTGTTCATGAGGAATATCTTGCAAGTGGTTGTTTTTTTGACTGCACTTTTCGCTATCGTTCTTTGTAGTTCTGAGAATTATGCTTTTTCCCAGATGAATAAGAC contains these protein-coding regions:
- a CDS encoding preprotein translocase subunit Sec61beta — translated: MSKKAKKNAPLPASSAGLLRFFEDETKGVKVKPEIILGIAGALIAISIAIKILIPV
- a CDS encoding TIGR00725 family protein, which gives rise to MKRAQIGVIGYNSGSLPIKSKTLDLAYEVGGIIAKKNAILVCGGLGGVMEYSCKGAKDNNGFTIGIVPQEDYSSANQYCDAVICTGIGLSRDFIVAYSSDGLISVGGGVGTLIELCVGYIVKKPMVSISDSGGISDDYGGKYLDERKRILIEKIKSPLEAVEYILKKNGLQ
- a CDS encoding 3-hydroxyacyl-CoA dehydrogenase family protein; this translates as MSIKNITVLGSGIMGHGIAQVSAMAGYKVVLRDIEQKFLDKAMEKVKWSLQKFAEKNKISKEEVDIFYNNITPLVDLQTAIGSADLIIEAVPEDFDLKKKVYQELNSLAEKNIIFASNTSTLPITELSKLTDRPDKFIGVHFFNPPQLMKLVEVIPGIGTDSKVTEEVTNYINKINKRPVICKKDVSGFIVNRVFIPMVHEALYSMERDNVSMEVIDSAVKYKLEFPMGIFELADYTGLDVVYKASYEMNLRDKAVLLLHPRIKQLYDSHDLGQKTGKGFYEYKGDNYERIDLTPEKASKYDPYSIIGVATNNASWLIDNEVCTIEDLNIALKLGMGLKMDIFDFFKKNGPDNIMNKLLELESKYGSFYHPNQYLYSIK
- a CDS encoding DEAD/DEAH box helicase, encoding MSPAISSLQFPFELKPDQIAAVDSWIKNGYRGSIIYSTGTGKTEIAYESARRACLEAMRNARVEKEITSPFNILFLVPRIVLIEQNVNRLLRYNISKEYVGTYYGERKDQKEITVSTYQSAINNHPLIENAKLVVLDEVHLLSNTAFSFKKLFKIITADPKRKILGLTATINELDPKYKEIIEIIPPVKKYLIKEAVDDGRLAKPEIVSMEVSLTNEEKEIYKKTSESIRNISYKLNAYDPGVISKILYQGGMRSKYAKEWFTQVRLRKDLLNSSKHKLEKAVSIIEKHNNEKIMVFSETIDSIITLQETLDKKNIRSEIIHSKIKTKDRKLILEKWGEDFYPLLSVHTLEIGFDIPQVRIAIILSNTSNINQIAQRIGRVIRKTEEKDSAWIYLIYAKETRDNNILRMVDKAVGKKSSKIIRKGTKQTRITDEF
- the yciH gene encoding stress response translation initiation inhibitor YciH, producing the protein MAVICKKCGLPDDLCACGELDKEDTRIVVRLETRRFSKTTTMIEGLDPKINDIHTIVKELKSRLACGGTAKDGFILLQGDHRDIVKNYLVIKGFNEASIEIM
- a CDS encoding CPBP family glutamic-type intramembrane protease, producing MIGLEAIKVQRNNYLAITISWFSGYFVLSILIDVIQQLFGFKLGNPLTNNPILSFFYLSAAPLNEEIFFRVLLLGIPLFLLLIPVGKDLFLSTLIHPYKNIRYKKGKYITLAIAIIIALNSLAFGLSHVIFGGGYEIGKITQAGLGGVIIAWLYYRYSLSSAITFHWISNYVFFAYSIFGYFLFKTPWNAESDNLFLAIISVVFIIMGIIFLYRLFEQLITKYLKKSKM
- a CDS encoding transcription initiation factor IIB — encoded protein: MFGDQCPRCGKGPMVTDNSTGEMFCGNCGFVVTERIEETGPEWRAFSKEEHEDRSRAGVPTSLAMHDMGLATIIGPVDKDASGKPLSASMKSTIERLRTWDSRSQVHEPVDRNFRQAFSELDRLKDKLAVGDAVIEKAAYVYRKALEKGLVRGRSISALVAAALYAACRDTETPRTLKDVANASNIKKKDVARCYRLLIRELDLKMPVVDPVKCVARIASKAGLTEKTKRKALEILKKAEEGKISAGKDPMGLAAAALYVACVMNGENKTQKDVAEAAGVTEVTIRNRYKGLKTHLKL